The following are from one region of the Lacinutrix sp. Bg11-31 genome:
- a CDS encoding zinc metallopeptidase translates to MIGTGYMGYYVIIGIISVVSWLVSNQLKKKFAKYSKVHLRNGMSGAEIARKMLADHGIRDVEVISTPGQLTDHYNPANKTVNLSEVVYGERNASAAAVAAHECGHAVQHATAYKYLTMRSKLVPVVQVTSSISQWVIFGGVALMATEAMGVAGKYVAIAGLIMMGFATLFSVVTLPVEYDASNRALAWLKNKNIVTPEEYNGSKDALKWAARTYLVAALGAIASLLYFALRIFGSRD, encoded by the coding sequence ATGATTGGAACAGGTTATATGGGTTACTATGTTATTATAGGAATAATATCTGTAGTAAGCTGGTTGGTTAGCAACCAATTAAAAAAGAAATTTGCTAAATACTCTAAGGTTCATTTAAGAAATGGAATGAGTGGTGCAGAGATTGCTAGAAAAATGCTAGCAGACCATGGTATTAGAGACGTAGAGGTTATTTCTACTCCTGGACAATTAACAGACCATTACAATCCTGCAAATAAAACAGTTAACTTAAGTGAGGTTGTTTATGGTGAGCGTAACGCATCTGCAGCAGCTGTTGCCGCACACGAATGTGGTCATGCGGTACAGCATGCAACAGCTTATAAGTATTTAACTATGCGCTCAAAATTAGTGCCAGTTGTTCAAGTTACATCTAGTATATCTCAATGGGTTATTTTTGGAGGTGTTGCTTTAATGGCAACCGAGGCTATGGGAGTCGCTGGTAAATATGTAGCTATCGCAGGTTTAATAATGATGGGTTTTGCTACACTGTTTAGTGTGGTAACTTTACCTGTAGAATACGATGCTAGTAATCGAGCATTGGCATGGTTAAAAAATAAAAACATTGTGACTCCAGAAGAGTATAATGGTTCGAAAGACGCTCTTAAATGGGCTGCAAGAACTTATTTAGTGGCTGCACTTGGAGCAATTGCTTCTTTATTATACTTTGCTTTAAGAATATTTGGATCTAGGGATTAA
- a CDS encoding Bax inhibitor-1 family protein, translating to MENSFENPIPQQRMALSALAQEERVAFYKKTYAHVAVGVLVFIFFEYLLLQSETIVNFAMSMTEGFKWLIMLGGFMFITNYAERMALKTPDKNKQYLAFGLYILAEAFIFIPMIYIAAFYMEAGGEILQQAGIVTLALFSGLTAVVFVTKKDFSFLKTGLTIGFFIALGLIVAGTLFGFNMGLWFSVGMCLLAGGSILYQTSNLVNKYTVDDYIPAALGLFASLMLLFWYILRIFMSRD from the coding sequence ATGGAAAACTCTTTCGAAAACCCAATACCACAACAACGTATGGCACTTAGTGCTTTAGCACAAGAAGAACGCGTAGCATTTTATAAAAAAACATATGCGCATGTTGCAGTAGGTGTATTAGTATTTATATTTTTTGAATACCTTTTATTACAAAGCGAAACTATAGTAAACTTTGCTATGTCAATGACAGAAGGGTTTAAGTGGTTAATAATGCTAGGCGGTTTTATGTTTATTACTAATTATGCTGAAAGAATGGCTTTAAAAACGCCAGATAAAAATAAACAATACTTAGCTTTTGGATTATATATTTTGGCCGAAGCTTTTATTTTTATTCCAATGATTTATATTGCTGCTTTTTATATGGAAGCAGGAGGAGAAATTTTACAACAAGCAGGTATAGTTACTCTAGCATTATTCTCAGGATTAACAGCTGTAGTGTTTGTAACAAAAAAGGATTTTTCATTCTTAAAAACAGGGTTAACAATAGGCTTCTTTATTGCATTAGGATTAATTGTTGCAGGAACTCTTTTTGGTTTTAATATGGGATTATGGTTTTCGGTTGGTATGTGTTTATTAGCTGGAGGATCTATTTTATATCAAACATCTAACTTGGTAAACAAATATACTGTAGACGATTATATTCCTGCAGCTTTAGGTTTGTTTGCTTCTCTAATGTTATTATTCTGGTATATTTTAAGAATATTTATGTCGAGAGATTAA
- a CDS encoding T9SS type A sorting domain-containing protein yields the protein MKKILPLIALFICTTLFSQNRPVPNYHLEVLNPNSNYNEITNAVEPILIANQENAVTKTEKKNAEKALKQFGRWQYFWKERTDSQGNITLSGGEDELSRISPNTPFSEIFNTQQNNQKSNNNSPWVQVGPTTSPNPHGYVAFPGQGLINVIRPLTGTVALAGASNGGIWKTDDITSTTPNWTPKTDYLARIGIVDIKAASNNSIYALTGDRDAQDRSKSIGVIKSTDAGDNWATTSLVLDPTQIAYISNLGMKPNDNNKMFFAVNSASGIKQYATTDGWATHQEYNNNNLQYANDVLYTNDFILVSNIFGRIFKSEDDGVTFTQIYDNEEGAGNIVLRFNQSHNSGDVYFLAAKKNGAKVYKLTTSEILNATGVISATQVGTDLTTYEPQGLYNVAFSVSSVDANRIFVLGVNGWYTKDAGSTWTMKLDAYNSQNSGETYVHPDHHFITHTTGSKWWLTHDGGITELDMTTFDTSSGVAGAVDKTNNLQIGQIYHSAITDSATFTDALLGLQDNDGMSISPNTQSGNWVAVQAGDGTAAAISPTNPLVRLIGGTRGALSRTTTAYQANSNDQTTILPANNDALFAGKAIFHNTNGNFALATWAATGVSYNGGAGFGYLTEVQSLGQTQEMDLWDSRCAVIGANGQSHLDVNSTLMTFSNVQTITQPSGVTQNFNSICVNSATSGVTYATISGYDAANKVFRSTDNGVTWTNITHNLPNVVMKKVLNKVTDLGGNDEILFLGTEVGVYYKLGAASTNWIKLGNNLPNVTVTDMSINYAQKKLYAATFGRGFWSINIDNNTLSNDDLTLALESALKVYPVPSSNNNVLVKLPNNIDEANYSIYSYIGSKIVSGSITTTNNKLNTYALSAGSYIVVFNINETQVSKKIIIK from the coding sequence ATGAAAAAAATATTACCTTTAATTGCGTTGTTTATCTGTACAACTCTTTTTTCTCAAAACAGACCAGTGCCAAATTATCATTTGGAAGTATTAAACCCTAATAGTAATTATAATGAAATTACTAATGCTGTTGAACCTATTCTAATTGCGAATCAAGAAAATGCCGTTACAAAAACCGAAAAGAAAAATGCTGAAAAAGCATTAAAACAATTTGGAAGATGGCAATATTTCTGGAAAGAAAGAACAGATAGTCAAGGAAATATTACATTATCTGGTGGTGAAGATGAATTATCAAGAATATCACCTAACACACCTTTTAGCGAAATTTTCAACACACAACAAAACAATCAAAAAAGTAATAATAATTCTCCTTGGGTACAAGTAGGTCCAACAACTTCTCCAAATCCTCATGGTTATGTTGCTTTTCCTGGTCAAGGATTAATAAACGTTATTAGACCTCTTACTGGTACTGTAGCTTTAGCTGGTGCATCAAACGGTGGAATATGGAAAACTGATGACATAACAAGTACAACACCTAACTGGACACCAAAAACCGATTATTTAGCTAGAATTGGTATTGTAGATATTAAAGCTGCAAGTAATAATTCTATCTATGCATTAACTGGAGATAGAGATGCTCAAGATCGAAGTAAATCTATTGGAGTTATAAAATCTACAGACGCTGGAGATAACTGGGCTACAACTTCTTTAGTTTTAGATCCTACACAAATAGCTTACATTAGTAATTTAGGAATGAAACCTAACGATAACAATAAAATGTTTTTTGCTGTAAATAGTGCATCTGGCATTAAACAATACGCTACTACAGATGGTTGGGCAACACATCAAGAGTATAACAATAATAATCTACAATATGCTAATGATGTATTATACACAAACGATTTTATTTTAGTTTCTAACATTTTTGGAAGGATTTTTAAGTCTGAAGATGATGGAGTTACTTTTACTCAAATTTACGACAATGAAGAAGGTGCTGGTAACATTGTATTAAGATTTAATCAATCTCACAATAGTGGTGATGTTTATTTTTTAGCAGCTAAAAAAAATGGAGCAAAAGTATATAAGTTAACAACTAGCGAAATACTAAATGCAACTGGTGTAATTAGTGCTACTCAAGTAGGTACAGATTTAACAACTTATGAGCCTCAAGGACTATACAACGTTGCTTTTAGTGTAAGTTCAGTAGATGCAAACAGAATATTTGTTTTAGGCGTAAATGGATGGTACACTAAAGATGCTGGTTCCACTTGGACAATGAAGTTAGATGCTTATAATTCACAAAATTCTGGAGAAACTTATGTACACCCAGATCATCACTTTATTACGCATACTACAGGCTCTAAATGGTGGTTAACACACGATGGTGGTATTACAGAACTAGACATGACAACTTTTGATACTAGTTCTGGAGTTGCAGGAGCTGTAGATAAAACTAATAATTTACAGATTGGTCAAATTTACCATTCGGCAATTACCGATAGTGCAACTTTTACAGATGCTTTATTAGGATTACAAGATAATGATGGTATGTCAATAAGTCCAAATACACAAAGTGGTAACTGGGTTGCTGTACAAGCAGGAGATGGAACTGCTGCTGCTATAAGCCCAACAAATCCGTTAGTAAGATTAATTGGTGGAACAAGAGGCGCATTAAGTAGAACAACAACTGCATACCAAGCAAACTCAAATGATCAAACTACAATATTACCTGCAAATAATGACGCTCTTTTTGCTGGTAAAGCAATTTTCCATAACACTAACGGGAATTTTGCGTTAGCTACTTGGGCTGCAACTGGAGTAAGTTATAATGGCGGAGCAGGCTTTGGTTATCTAACAGAAGTACAGTCTTTAGGTCAAACACAGGAGATGGATCTTTGGGACTCAAGATGTGCAGTAATAGGAGCAAATGGTCAAAGTCACTTAGATGTTAATTCTACTCTTATGACTTTTTCTAATGTTCAAACAATAACACAACCTTCTGGTGTTACACAAAATTTTAATTCTATTTGTGTAAATAGTGCGACTTCTGGTGTTACTTATGCTACTATTTCTGGATATGATGCTGCTAATAAAGTTTTTAGATCTACAGATAATGGTGTTACTTGGACTAACATAACACACAATTTACCAAATGTGGTTATGAAAAAAGTATTAAACAAAGTAACAGATTTAGGTGGCAATGATGAAATTCTATTTTTAGGAACCGAAGTTGGTGTCTATTATAAACTAGGAGCTGCAAGTACTAATTGGATTAAGTTGGGTAATAACCTACCAAATGTTACTGTAACAGATATGTCTATTAATTACGCTCAAAAGAAGCTATATGCAGCTACTTTTGGTAGAGGATTCTGGTCTATAAATATTGATAATAACACACTTAGTAATGATGACCTAACTTTAGCCTTAGAATCTGCATTAAAAGTATATCCAGTACCATCGTCTAATAACAATGTATTGGTAAAACTGCCTAATAATATTGATGAGGCTAACTATTCTATTTATAGCTATATTGGTTCTAAAATTGTTAGCGGTTCTATTACTACAACAAATAACAAATTAAATACTTACGCATTAAGTGCTGGTAGTTACATTGTTGTTTTTAATATTAATGAAACTCAAGTTTCTAAGAAGATTATTATTAAATAA
- a CDS encoding response regulator transcription factor, which translates to MKNKKILIVEDEQIIAENLRLILNEYGYNFVDVAMDVEETEAFFKNTSYDLVLMDINLGETSIIDGIDLIKILLQEHSFVYIYVTANADKKTIDKAKKTSPVGYIIKPFIKTSIYANVEMALSTLNKQQVFNHSYKGRKQQILISDIAYIAADGAYIKIITLDNKTHFSRKSLLDFYDEFPEMFIRVHKSNLINKHHLQSYSSQIVKVNNEDIPLGRMYKQNFLDQIKDLSFL; encoded by the coding sequence ATGAAAAATAAGAAAATATTAATTGTAGAAGACGAGCAAATTATAGCTGAAAATTTACGTTTAATCCTTAACGAATATGGATATAATTTTGTAGACGTAGCAATGGATGTTGAAGAAACAGAAGCGTTTTTTAAAAACACATCGTATGATTTAGTTTTAATGGATATTAACCTCGGAGAAACGAGTATAATAGATGGTATTGATTTAATAAAAATATTATTACAAGAGCACTCTTTTGTTTACATATATGTAACGGCTAATGCCGATAAAAAAACAATTGATAAAGCTAAAAAAACAAGTCCTGTTGGTTATATAATTAAGCCTTTTATAAAAACTTCTATCTACGCAAATGTAGAAATGGCTTTAAGTACGTTAAACAAACAACAAGTATTCAACCATAGCTATAAAGGGCGTAAACAACAAATATTAATTTCGGATATAGCATACATAGCAGCAGATGGTGCTTATATAAAAATTATAACTCTAGATAATAAAACTCATTTTTCCAGAAAATCGTTATTAGATTTTTACGATGAATTTCCTGAAATGTTTATTAGAGTTCATAAATCTAATTTAATAAACAAACACCATCTTCAGTCCTATTCTAGCCAAATTGTTAAAGTTAATAACGAAGATATTCCTTTAGGGAGAATGTACAAGCAAAATTTCTTGGATCAAATTAAAGATTTATCTTTTCTTTAA
- a CDS encoding 7TM diverse intracellular signaling domain-containing protein, translating to MSRYIIYLLFGLLLNITTAFQGNAQSRNNFSLSYFEDVDSKYSLESVKHEKFTSTEKTYVNLGITKSTLWLKVKLKKKNIGSTAVLVVKTPLKDDIKLSYVLKSGELIEESLGVKYPHSKNKFNHLVPAFEIPVTNLKSPIVFIKVQSRYSMKVPVFIKTKEAFYKERTTEYFLGGLLVGGLFLMGIYNLFLFFSTRDSSYLLYIIALFSAILSQGYLFGILIPYLSPDFPEFSFRFPIIIMSITGVFSSWFALQFLELKKTSRFLYYTLLVLISLLLFNIVLELLKVDYLSRKLNIILIVITSIAIFLSAVYSLIKGKKIALYFTIAWTFYLFGMITFALQSLDVLPYNSFTEHIMHFGTFLEVVLLSFALGHKYKLVRDEKERLEKQTREELEQLVKEQTKELETSLEEKKVLLKEVHHRVKNNLQIVISLLDLQVASIKDIKNKEIIAQSKSRVYSMSLIHQKLYQSNNLARVNMKNYLEELFIYIQNSYSEMSNKVTYICLIDNKELTITQAVPLGLIVNELLTNSFKYGLQNKENNTLKISLVFNKDTAVLEIADSGLGFEEKEQQQGVKKSLGLFLVKSLSKQLRATSVRYFASGLFITQITIPLEKNSLIKKK from the coding sequence ATGTCTCGATATATTATATATCTATTATTTGGTTTACTACTTAACATAACAACAGCTTTTCAAGGTAACGCACAATCAAGAAATAATTTCAGTTTGTCTTATTTTGAAGATGTAGACTCTAAATACTCTTTAGAATCTGTTAAGCATGAAAAATTCACTTCAACCGAAAAAACATATGTTAATTTAGGGATTACAAAAAGCACACTTTGGCTTAAAGTAAAATTAAAAAAGAAAAATATAGGTTCAACAGCTGTTTTGGTTGTTAAAACACCACTTAAAGATGACATTAAACTTTCGTATGTATTAAAAAGTGGAGAGCTTATAGAAGAGTCTTTAGGTGTTAAGTATCCACACTCAAAAAATAAGTTTAACCATTTGGTACCAGCTTTTGAGATCCCCGTTACTAATTTAAAGTCTCCTATCGTTTTTATTAAAGTACAAAGTAGGTATTCTATGAAAGTGCCTGTTTTTATAAAAACAAAAGAAGCCTTTTATAAAGAACGAACCACAGAATATTTTCTTGGAGGATTACTTGTTGGTGGTTTATTTTTAATGGGTATCTATAATTTGTTTTTATTTTTTAGTACTAGAGACTCTAGTTATTTATTATATATTATTGCGTTGTTTTCAGCAATTTTATCACAAGGGTATCTTTTTGGAATTCTAATTCCTTATTTAAGCCCAGATTTTCCTGAGTTTTCTTTCAGGTTCCCTATCATTATTATGAGTATTACTGGTGTTTTTTCCTCTTGGTTTGCATTACAGTTTCTAGAACTTAAAAAAACAAGTAGATTTTTATACTATACATTACTAGTTTTAATATCACTCTTACTTTTTAATATTGTTTTAGAGCTCTTAAAAGTAGATTACTTATCTAGAAAATTAAATATTATTTTAATAGTAATTACATCAATAGCTATATTTTTATCTGCTGTATACAGTCTTATAAAAGGTAAAAAAATAGCGTTATACTTCACTATTGCTTGGACCTTTTACTTATTTGGCATGATAACGTTTGCGCTACAGAGTTTAGACGTATTACCTTATAATTCATTTACAGAACACATTATGCATTTTGGTACATTTTTAGAAGTAGTACTATTATCTTTTGCTTTAGGCCATAAATACAAACTAGTAAGAGATGAAAAAGAACGATTAGAAAAACAAACTAGAGAAGAATTAGAGCAATTAGTAAAAGAACAAACAAAAGAGTTAGAAACTTCTTTAGAAGAAAAAAAAGTGCTTTTAAAAGAAGTACATCATCGCGTTAAAAACAATTTACAAATAGTAATTAGCTTGTTAGATTTACAAGTAGCCTCCATTAAAGATATTAAAAATAAAGAAATAATTGCTCAAAGTAAATCTAGAGTATATTCTATGTCTTTAATTCATCAAAAACTCTATCAATCTAACAATTTAGCTAGAGTAAATATGAAAAATTATTTAGAAGAATTGTTTATATATATTCAAAACAGTTATTCTGAAATGAGTAATAAAGTAACGTACATCTGTTTAATAGATAACAAAGAATTAACTATAACACAAGCGGTTCCTTTAGGCCTAATTGTAAATGAATTATTAACGAATAGTTTTAAGTACGGCCTTCAAAATAAAGAAAATAACACATTAAAAATATCCCTCGTTTTTAACAAAGATACTGCGGTTTTAGAAATAGCAGATTCAGGTTTAGGTTTTGAGGAAAAAGAACAACAGCAAGGCGTTAAAAAGTCGTTAGGTTTGTTTTTAGTGAAATCATTAAGCAAACAACTAAGAGCAACTTCTGTGCGTTATTTTGCCAGTGGATTATTTATAACACAAATAACTATTCCGCTTGAAAAAAATAGTTTAATAAAAAAGAAGTAA
- a CDS encoding response regulator transcription factor, which translates to MSTSIVIADDHPLMLRGLSDFLSSKGYNILGKAEDGQAAYNLIIKHKPDIAVLDIRMPYLTGLDVAEQCQKHELRTKVILITFDNEEELFDKARAFNVYGYILKEFAIEEIEICIGHVIKNEKYFSEEIASYLNSKIKYSNAHIKDLLTKTELKIVKLLSKNKSNQEISNTLQSSIRTIEKHRSNTVKKLKLQKSHNALMLWANLNKDLF; encoded by the coding sequence ATGAGTACCTCCATTGTCATTGCAGACGATCATCCATTAATGTTGCGTGGTTTAAGTGATTTTTTATCATCCAAAGGATACAATATTTTAGGCAAAGCCGAAGATGGCCAAGCGGCTTACAACCTTATTATTAAACACAAGCCAGACATTGCTGTTCTCGATATAAGAATGCCGTATTTAACAGGCTTAGATGTTGCAGAACAATGCCAAAAACACGAGTTAAGAACTAAAGTGATTTTAATTACTTTCGATAACGAGGAAGAACTTTTTGATAAAGCTAGAGCATTTAATGTCTATGGTTATATTTTAAAAGAATTCGCAATTGAAGAAATTGAAATATGCATTGGACATGTAATAAAAAACGAAAAATATTTTAGTGAAGAAATAGCGTCTTATTTAAACTCTAAAATAAAATACTCTAATGCACATATTAAAGATTTATTGACTAAAACGGAGTTGAAAATTGTGAAGTTATTATCTAAAAACAAATCCAATCAAGAAATCTCTAACACATTACAAAGCTCAATAAGAACAATAGAAAAGCATAGAAGTAATACTGTAAAGAAATTAAAGCTTCAGAAATCTCATAATGCGCTAATGCTTTGGGCTAACTTGAATAAGGATTTATTCTAA
- a CDS encoding retropepsin-like aspartic protease codes for MENALWEFLLKKEYKKVKLRLTKTNHFEVKATINGVKGLFILDTGASNSCIGFEDVTLFKLNAKPSNIKAAGAGAIDMLTQTASKNTIKIGNWKSSNVTLVLFDLTHVNTALTMHNAKPVNGIIGADVLKKGKAIIDYNKKYLYLKNVIK; via the coding sequence ATGGAAAACGCACTTTGGGAATTTCTCCTCAAAAAAGAATATAAAAAGGTAAAATTAAGGCTTACAAAAACCAACCATTTTGAAGTAAAAGCTACAATTAATGGTGTAAAAGGTTTATTTATCTTAGACACAGGAGCTTCTAACAGTTGTATTGGTTTTGAAGATGTTACACTATTTAAACTTAATGCTAAACCATCAAATATAAAGGCAGCTGGAGCTGGCGCAATAGATATGCTAACCCAAACAGCATCAAAAAACACCATTAAAATAGGTAATTGGAAAAGTTCTAATGTTACTTTAGTGCTTTTCGATTTAACACATGTAAACACAGCGCTAACCATGCACAATGCAAAACCAGTAAATGGCATTATTGGTGCAGACGTCTTAAAAAAAGGAAAAGCAATTATAGATTATAATAAGAAATACCTATATTTAAAAAACGTTATAAAGTAG
- a CDS encoding CHAT domain-containing protein — protein sequence MKNHLLVLCFLCFGSVFSQNSLEDRIYEATDVFNNIKSAEALNTLNNAIIIFEAQLSTTDDYYAFVNLLANKAHYLKAVNKNTQAIKSYEKAWQLYNKKVASVYQFNIIDFCLIPLGVLYNKIGDYTAAENIIKTYISIAEKDKNNTQRVAGSINLSRLYQTIGRHQLAIDIANYELNTKQANTQQKSKLKYIKSRSEIRLNKKVRFTDNGGIVLNPKTQSIEELELAYEIAFQKKDYTLALKIFKNLKSLKTNKLSSANNLSKIYIAEAQLNLLLEQPKEAEKNLKTALKTLLINYDSNVFPVETDLYPDNAFIGIFDLFAEIQTDPKKTIAYYNLSFYVSDLLTQNVTAQEGKLILLSEKRKRSEKSLDILHYLQNTSNDSKYTLEALQLSERYKASILKEMVGKKELLKIHPNDTLLITQQTLLKTQEQLTNKLIRTPYSNFNETQKLKLREKLSSINIELKKLKTKIETSYPITPESSLNISKLNSKLQTDQATLVNYFYGKNAIYQIIVSDKTTAFNKISLNETNTQTIKNFIKYFDSPSAINNNISKFTKDAHLLYNLLKLDEVKDKKNLIIIPDGFLNFIPFDALLTTKTESKTFENMPFFVKSHVAVFNSNVSLYLKDTSTKKEQRILGVFPVFKGTSQELAYSIVEAENLEKEIETTLLMNTDATKSRFLSEAKNYSILHLSTHGTSGDFFKPAQIAFIDEPISTNELYSIDLNPELVVLSACETGVGEIKRGEGALSIARGFQYAGAKKVLYSLWQISDLSTSQIMTLFYKRLDDSKSISYANQQSKLDYLNNGDIKNLKKSPYYWSAFTLYGSFDKIKESNNLGLFIGVSLVIILLLLWLFKQKNGKRTLGISPQKRI from the coding sequence ATGAAAAACCACTTACTCGTTCTCTGTTTTCTATGCTTTGGAAGTGTTTTTTCGCAGAATAGTTTAGAGGATAGAATTTATGAGGCTACAGATGTTTTTAACAACATAAAATCTGCTGAAGCACTAAATACGTTAAACAACGCTATTATAATATTTGAAGCCCAGCTTTCTACAACCGACGATTATTACGCGTTTGTAAACTTATTAGCTAATAAAGCGCATTATTTAAAAGCAGTAAATAAGAATACGCAAGCCATAAAAAGCTATGAAAAAGCCTGGCAACTTTATAATAAAAAAGTAGCTTCCGTTTACCAGTTTAATATTATTGATTTTTGTTTAATCCCTTTAGGTGTACTTTACAATAAAATTGGCGATTATACAGCTGCCGAAAACATTATAAAAACGTACATTTCTATTGCAGAAAAAGACAAAAACAATACGCAACGTGTTGCTGGTTCTATAAATTTATCGCGCTTATACCAAACTATTGGTAGACACCAACTAGCCATCGATATTGCTAATTACGAGCTCAATACAAAACAGGCTAATACACAACAAAAAAGCAAACTAAAATATATAAAATCAAGAAGCGAGATAAGGCTAAATAAAAAAGTAAGATTTACAGATAATGGTGGTATTGTTCTTAACCCTAAAACACAATCTATAGAGGAACTAGAATTAGCTTACGAAATAGCTTTTCAGAAAAAAGACTACACCTTAGCATTAAAGATTTTTAAAAATTTAAAATCGTTAAAAACCAATAAACTGTCTTCAGCTAATAATTTGTCTAAAATTTATATTGCCGAAGCACAGCTTAACTTATTACTTGAACAACCCAAAGAAGCTGAAAAAAACTTAAAAACAGCCTTAAAAACGCTACTTATTAATTACGACTCTAACGTATTTCCAGTTGAAACAGACTTGTATCCAGATAATGCGTTTATTGGAATTTTCGATTTATTTGCTGAAATACAAACCGATCCAAAAAAGACAATCGCGTATTACAACTTAAGTTTCTATGTTAGCGATTTGCTTACTCAAAATGTAACAGCTCAAGAAGGGAAACTAATTTTATTGAGTGAAAAGAGGAAACGAAGCGAAAAAAGCTTAGACATACTACATTATTTGCAAAACACGAGTAACGATTCTAAATACACATTAGAAGCTCTTCAACTTTCCGAGCGTTATAAGGCTTCCATTTTAAAAGAAATGGTTGGTAAAAAAGAATTATTAAAAATCCATCCAAACGATACACTTTTAATAACGCAACAAACACTTTTAAAAACACAAGAACAGCTCACCAATAAATTAATAAGAACTCCTTATTCTAATTTTAATGAAACGCAAAAACTTAAGCTTAGAGAAAAACTTTCTTCAATAAACATTGAATTAAAAAAGCTGAAAACTAAAATTGAAACTAGTTATCCTATTACTCCTGAAAGCTCTTTAAACATCTCAAAACTTAACTCTAAACTACAAACAGATCAAGCAACATTAGTAAATTACTTTTATGGTAAAAATGCGATTTATCAAATTATTGTTTCAGATAAAACAACTGCATTTAATAAAATTTCTTTAAATGAAACAAACACTCAAACTATAAAAAACTTTATTAAGTACTTTGATAGTCCATCGGCTATAAACAATAATATTTCAAAATTTACTAAAGATGCACATTTGCTTTATAATTTATTAAAGTTAGATGAAGTAAAAGACAAAAAGAACCTCATCATTATTCCAGATGGCTTTTTAAATTTTATTCCTTTTGATGCGCTTTTAACTACTAAAACCGAAAGTAAAACGTTCGAGAATATGCCGTTTTTTGTAAAATCTCATGTAGCGGTTTTTAACTCTAATGTTTCTTTATACTTAAAGGATACCTCAACAAAAAAAGAACAACGCATTTTAGGTGTTTTTCCTGTATTTAAAGGCACTTCTCAAGAGTTAGCTTATTCTATAGTTGAAGCAGAAAATCTTGAAAAAGAAATAGAGACAACACTATTAATGAATACTGATGCAACAAAATCTCGTTTTCTAAGTGAAGCTAAAAACTATTCTATTTTACATTTATCTACACATGGAACAAGTGGTGATTTTTTTAAGCCAGCACAAATAGCTTTTATAGACGAACCCATATCTACTAATGAGTTGTACAGTATCGATCTTAATCCAGAACTAGTAGTCTTGAGTGCTTGCGAAACTGGTGTTGGAGAAATAAAACGTGGTGAAGGAGCTCTTAGTATTGCTAGAGGTTTTCAATATGCTGGAGCAAAAAAAGTATTGTATTCACTTTGGCAAATTAGCGATTTATCAACTTCACAAATCATGACTTTGTTTTATAAACGATTAGATGACAGTAAATCTATAAGCTATGCAAATCAACAATCTAAACTAGATTATTTAAATAATGGAGATATTAAAAACTTAAAAAAATCGCCTTATTATTGGAGTGCGTTTACGCTTTATGGCAGTTTTGATAAAATTAAAGAAAGTAATAATTTAGGCCTGTTTATTGGTGTTTCGCTTGTAATTATACTACTTTTACTGTGGTTATTTAAACAAAAAAATGGAAAACGCACTTTGGGAATTTCTCCTCAAAAAAGAATATAA